One bacterium genomic window carries:
- a CDS encoding Yip1 family protein, with protein MEENLLCSKCRKPLLTGEEAARSLCSACAAEQVWPAIRPACGYHPETEAVGVCTRCATFICDACRITRTDPATGQNEPYCRDCYGKVEEASYYCAWEDKSIFFYRRFWMTWKEIIVHPFDFFDKLPRIPDKTSALTFAYLSSAHTLVLGIMLFPLYPMASLPILMTGVLGLIAGVTVLLVAVPIILFLSAASVHLGIRMQFEKRDFDQTFRIVGYGSATHVLGAVPIINLVAAIINQVITFSGLKRLHKLSTGQAILAMVLFPFIIGIAAVILIGIIGVKMGIW; from the coding sequence ATGGAAGAAAATCTGTTGTGCAGCAAGTGCCGGAAGCCTCTCCTGACCGGCGAGGAGGCTGCCAGGAGCCTGTGCTCCGCCTGCGCTGCCGAGCAAGTCTGGCCAGCAATCCGCCCGGCCTGCGGGTATCATCCTGAAACCGAAGCTGTCGGCGTTTGCACCCGCTGCGCCACCTTTATCTGCGATGCGTGCAGGATCACCCGCACTGATCCGGCAACCGGACAGAACGAACCTTATTGCCGGGACTGCTACGGAAAAGTTGAGGAAGCCAGCTACTATTGTGCCTGGGAGGATAAATCCATTTTCTTTTACCGGAGATTCTGGATGACCTGGAAGGAAATTATCGTGCACCCCTTCGATTTTTTTGATAAGCTTCCCCGGATTCCGGATAAAACCTCAGCTCTGACCTTCGCCTATCTGTCATCTGCTCACACCCTTGTTCTGGGGATAATGCTTTTTCCCCTGTATCCGATGGCTTCTCTGCCAATACTCATGACCGGAGTCCTGGGACTGATTGCCGGGGTAACTGTCCTGCTGGTGGCTGTTCCCATAATCCTTTTTTTGAGTGCTGCATCCGTTCACCTGGGAATCCGGATGCAGTTCGAAAAGCGTGATTTTGATCAGACCTTTCGGATCGTCGGCTATGGGAGCGCTACCCATGTGCTGGGAGCGGTTCCCATAATCAACCTGGTGGCCGCGATTATAAACCAGGTCATTACCTTCAGCGGATTGAAGCGGCTGCACAAGCTCTCTACGGGGCAGGCGATTCTGGCCATGGTTCTTTTTCCTTTTATCATAGGGATAGCCGCAGTAATTCTGATCGGGATAATAGGAGTGAAGATGGGCATATGGTGA
- a CDS encoding class I SAM-dependent methyltransferase, with translation MDRNEIENIYKSKSLEEIPWNVETPPDALVELVRSGQVKSSRCIDLGCGAGNYSIYMASQGFEVTGVDLSPTAISRARKNAEKKGVTCTFLAADILGGLQEVEGTFDFAFDWGVLHHIYPEKRNQYVATVHRILNPGGKYFSVCFSEKDTTFGGAGKYRQTSLGTVLYFSAEDELRELFSRYFKVLDIKTREIQGKLTPHLVNAVFMEKVR, from the coding sequence ATGGACAGGAATGAAATCGAAAATATTTACAAAAGCAAATCGCTGGAAGAAATTCCCTGGAACGTGGAGACCCCTCCCGATGCGCTGGTAGAGCTGGTCAGGAGCGGTCAGGTGAAGTCCTCGCGGTGCATCGATCTGGGCTGTGGTGCTGGCAATTACTCTATCTATATGGCCAGCCAGGGGTTCGAGGTTACGGGAGTCGATCTTTCGCCGACAGCCATCAGCCGTGCCCGCAAGAATGCCGAGAAAAAAGGCGTCACCTGCACTTTCCTGGCAGCCGATATCCTCGGAGGACTGCAGGAGGTCGAAGGAACCTTTGATTTTGCCTTTGACTGGGGAGTGCTGCATCATATATATCCTGAAAAAAGGAACCAATACGTAGCTACGGTGCACAGGATACTGAACCCCGGAGGGAAGTACTTCTCCGTCTGCTTCAGCGAAAAGGATACAACTTTTGGCGGCGCAGGGAAATACCGGCAAACTTCGCTGGGCACGGTGCTGTACTTTTCCGCCGAAGATGAGCTGAGAGAGCTTTTCAGCAGGTATTTTAAGGTGCTTGATATTAAGACCAGAGAGATACAGGGTAAGCTCACCCCTCATCTGGTCAATGCTGTATTTATGGAAAAGGTAAGGTAA
- a CDS encoding stage II sporulation protein M: MDLNRFIQERKSRWEELEQVLRQVDRSGISSLTIEEARRFGHLYRAVSSDLIQARHITANYEILRYLNSLVARAYGHISEGNQFRFHDVVLFYLKVFPGLVRENWLMIALAMVTLLTGFLFGFGTLLLDPAAGVYLIPEQHQEVLPAQRVREIEEGKDTFEADQSIAFSSFLFTHNIEVSFVAFALGITFGLGTIVVLFLNGLMLGSLAAAYYLDSVSLFFWAWILPHGVIELSCIIIAGGAGLILARGLLAPGRSSWKQTLGKEAGVAVKLILGLIPLFVLAGIIEGTISQIHEPHLPYVLKLLFALIMGLALVYYLWLYQLNDRESYSPYGKS; this comes from the coding sequence GTGGATCTGAACCGTTTTATCCAGGAGCGTAAAAGCAGGTGGGAAGAGCTGGAGCAGGTGCTCCGCCAGGTTGACCGGTCCGGGATATCATCCTTGACCATTGAGGAAGCCCGGCGTTTTGGCCACCTGTATCGGGCTGTCTCCTCCGACCTGATCCAGGCCCGCCATATTACGGCCAACTATGAAATTCTTCGTTACCTCAACAGTCTGGTTGCCAGGGCTTACGGCCATATTTCCGAGGGCAATCAATTTCGTTTCCATGATGTCGTTCTCTTTTACCTGAAGGTATTCCCCGGCCTGGTCAGGGAAAACTGGCTGATGATTGCCCTGGCTATGGTTACCCTGCTGACCGGATTCCTGTTCGGATTCGGTACCCTCCTTCTGGACCCGGCTGCTGGCGTCTACCTTATCCCCGAACAGCACCAGGAAGTTCTTCCAGCTCAACGGGTGCGGGAGATCGAGGAGGGAAAAGACACTTTCGAGGCAGACCAGAGTATCGCCTTCTCCAGTTTTCTGTTCACCCATAACATCGAAGTATCTTTTGTAGCCTTTGCTCTGGGAATTACCTTCGGCCTGGGGACGATAGTGGTCCTGTTTCTCAATGGCCTGATGCTCGGTTCCCTGGCCGCTGCCTACTACCTGGACAGCGTGTCTCTCTTTTTCTGGGCCTGGATCCTGCCTCATGGAGTGATCGAGCTGAGCTGTATCATTATTGCCGGTGGGGCCGGTCTTATCCTGGCCAGAGGGCTTCTGGCTCCGGGAAGATCGTCATGGAAGCAGACCCTGGGGAAGGAGGCAGGAGTGGCGGTCAAATTGATCCTTGGCCTGATCCCCCTCTTCGTGCTGGCTGGAATTATCGAGGGGACAATCAGCCAGATTCATGAGCCTCACCTGCCCTATGTTCTGAAGCTGCTCTTTGCTTTGATTATGGGCCTGGCACTCGTGTATTATTTATGGCTGTACCAATTGAACGACAGAGAAAGCTATAGCCCATACG
- a CDS encoding amino acid permease yields the protein MKLKKELGLAHIFSIAAGSMIGAELFVLPGLVHARAGPAAILCFALAGALAMTGMFSIAELATAMPKSGGDYFFVTRGMGPAAGTIAGLLSWFSLSVKSAFALLGMAIFVTPLLGIDIRIISVLLCLFFIAVNLVGVKEAGSLQAVLVFGLLALMALYIVRGLPTVQVHHFTPFAPHGLGIILPATGFVFLSYGGLLKVVSVAEEVKKPGQDIPQGMILSLLVVTALYTLMVFVTIGILDAGELSRSLVPISDGAAAIMGSFGRTALNIAAILACATTANAGIMSSARYLLALSRDGLIPGPFGRISPRFQTPQPSILVTGSLVMATLFLKLDVLVEAGSAILILTYILANLSIIVIREGRVQNYQPSFRAPLYPWLQIIGLIGLGFLLFEMGSGALITTVILMLSGFFTYWFYGRVRVDKEYALLHLLERITARDFATGSLESELKEIIRERDNIVRDRFDHIIESSPVLDLDTAMSLQEFLHLAAETLSARLKVGPEIIAQLLLDRERESSTAISPGLAIPHIVIEGEHAFDILLARSRHGVTFSDTAPQVHAIFVLVGTRDERNFHLRALSSLAQIVQGHHFEKTWLKAKGEQALRDIILLGDRQRYL from the coding sequence ATGAAATTAAAGAAAGAACTTGGTTTAGCGCATATCTTCAGTATTGCCGCCGGATCGATGATCGGTGCCGAGCTTTTTGTCCTGCCGGGGCTTGTTCACGCCAGGGCCGGACCGGCGGCTATCCTCTGCTTTGCATTAGCTGGCGCTCTGGCCATGACCGGCATGTTCAGCATCGCCGAACTTGCTACGGCCATGCCCAAGTCAGGAGGGGATTACTTCTTCGTAACGCGGGGTATGGGTCCGGCTGCGGGCACCATAGCCGGTCTGCTCAGTTGGTTTTCCCTATCCGTAAAAAGTGCATTTGCTCTGCTTGGAATGGCCATTTTCGTGACCCCGCTCCTCGGGATTGACATACGAATCATTTCGGTACTGTTATGCCTTTTCTTTATCGCGGTTAATCTTGTCGGAGTCAAAGAGGCAGGCAGCCTTCAGGCAGTGCTGGTCTTTGGCCTGCTGGCTCTCATGGCTCTCTATATAGTCCGCGGATTACCGACAGTCCAGGTTCACCATTTTACACCCTTTGCCCCCCACGGTCTTGGCATTATTCTGCCCGCCACGGGGTTTGTCTTTCTTTCGTATGGGGGCCTTCTCAAAGTGGTCAGTGTGGCTGAAGAGGTAAAAAAGCCGGGCCAGGATATTCCCCAGGGAATGATTCTCTCTCTCCTGGTAGTAACTGCCCTTTACACCCTGATGGTCTTTGTGACCATAGGCATACTTGATGCCGGAGAACTGAGCCGTTCCCTGGTTCCCATTTCCGACGGAGCAGCGGCCATCATGGGTTCATTCGGCAGGACAGCCCTGAATATTGCGGCCATTCTGGCCTGTGCCACCACTGCCAATGCCGGAATCATGTCTTCGGCCCGATATCTTCTGGCCCTGAGCCGTGACGGTCTGATACCCGGACCCTTCGGCAGGATCAGTCCCCGGTTTCAAACACCGCAGCCTTCCATTCTGGTCACCGGCAGTCTGGTCATGGCCACGCTCTTTCTCAAGCTCGATGTCCTCGTTGAGGCAGGCTCGGCTATTCTTATCCTTACGTATATCCTGGCCAATCTGTCAATCATCGTTATCAGAGAGGGCCGGGTACAGAACTACCAGCCAAGCTTTCGGGCACCCTTATATCCCTGGTTGCAGATAATCGGCCTCATCGGCCTCGGCTTTCTCCTGTTCGAAATGGGCTCAGGGGCTTTGATCACCACCGTCATCCTTATGCTCAGCGGATTTTTCACCTACTGGTTTTACGGCCGAGTCAGAGTGGACAAAGAATACGCCCTGCTTCACCTTCTTGAACGAATCACTGCCAGGGATTTCGCCACCGGCTCTCTGGAATCCGAGCTGAAGGAAATCATCCGGGAACGAGATAACATCGTCAGGGACAGATTTGACCACATCATTGAAAGCAGCCCCGTCCTGGATCTGGATACGGCCATGAGTCTTCAGGAATTTCTTCACCTGGCTGCTGAAACCCTGTCTGCAAGGCTTAAAGTAGGTCCGGAGATCATCGCTCAACTGCTCCTGGACAGGGAGCGGGAGAGCAGCACAGCCATAAGCCCGGGCCTGGCCATACCCCATATCGTTATCGAGGGAGAGCATGCCTTTGATATCCTTCTGGCCCGGTCCCGGCACGGGGTGACCTTTTCGGACACAGCACCGCAGGTCCATGCCATCTTCGTCCTGGTGGGGACAAGAGACGAGCGGAATTTTCACCTCCGCGCCCTGTCATCCCTTGCCCAGATAGTCCAGGGCCATCATTTTGAAAAAACCTGGTTGAAGGCAAAGGGCGAGCAGGCCCTGCGGGACATCATCCTCCTGGGAGACCGGCAGCGCTATCTGTGA
- a CDS encoding DUF4129 domain-containing protein, which yields MKQRKEWPVLLLIGAGLFIFFCSISLRPYGRELLSVRMHPWLPVTGNTVASLPRHEQLEKSDCIRVHPKAALILQRDAVPPSLPAAKMERDRQILRAILARPEFQYNRLKKDPMRWTSRLMNRIFRLLEPIARFLGRLFGWRRNRLKMPAAWSGLSWLFSPWTIYTLMAALAIVMLILLARSGQSLFSGQEEGETLPDRHDLFSLPDRLKDSPGYWYEQADLLMKQGRTREAFRGLYLALLLGFHRLNYIDFQRCRTNWNYLAHFRGDQQTRALFQELTARFDLVWYGRCSLAPDDYERYQKAIKGVLDV from the coding sequence ATGAAACAACGGAAAGAGTGGCCTGTCCTGCTGCTGATCGGTGCAGGTCTTTTCATCTTCTTTTGCTCGATATCTCTGCGGCCTTATGGCAGAGAATTGTTATCTGTGCGCATGCACCCCTGGCTGCCGGTTACCGGGAATACAGTTGCATCTCTCCCCCGGCACGAGCAACTGGAAAAATCAGATTGTATCCGGGTCCACCCGAAAGCGGCCCTGATTCTGCAAAGGGACGCAGTTCCTCCTTCCCTCCCTGCCGCCAAGATGGAGAGAGACCGGCAGATTCTCCGGGCCATTCTGGCCAGACCGGAATTTCAGTATAACCGGCTGAAGAAGGACCCGATGAGGTGGACATCCCGGCTGATGAACCGGATTTTCCGGCTGCTCGAACCAATTGCCCGTTTTCTCGGCAGGCTCTTCGGCTGGAGGAGAAACCGGCTGAAGATGCCGGCAGCCTGGTCCGGGCTGTCCTGGCTTTTCAGCCCCTGGACGATCTATACTCTCATGGCTGCTCTGGCCATTGTTATGCTCATCCTTCTGGCCAGATCCGGCCAGTCGCTCTTTTCCGGCCAGGAAGAAGGAGAAACGCTGCCGGATCGCCACGATCTCTTCTCCCTGCCGGACCGCCTCAAAGATTCACCCGGATACTGGTATGAACAGGCGGACCTTCTGATGAAGCAGGGAAGAACCAGAGAGGCTTTCCGCGGTCTCTATCTGGCCCTCCTTCTGGGTTTTCACCGTCTCAATTACATCGATTTTCAGCGATGCCGGACCAACTGGAATTATCTGGCCCACTTCCGGGGAGATCAACAGACCAGAGCGCTCTTTCAGGAATTGACCGCCCGGTTCGACCTGGTCTGGTATGGCCGCTGCTCCCTCGCGCCGGATGACTACGAGAGATACCAGAAGGCAATCAAAGGAGTCCTCGATGTCTGA
- a CDS encoding DUF58 domain-containing protein, giving the protein MLPTPRTLIFLSIGLLPLLFAGFSPSLVPAIALFDFLIILFGLIDYLMARTRKGYVLSRELPPTFTLGQPNPVVLHIENRSSRSLHLKVRDDFPDRCETDFHDQFVFVPPFRQERIRYRVTPGRRGSCEFGDIHFRLTGPLGLALYQGKKESRTLITVYPVLQDIRRLRLLAPFPHSCTSRGVHLLHREGEGREFEKLREYLPDDPFREIDWKATARKQRPITRVYETEHSQTIYLCLDAGRMMSLRIGDLSKFDYALQAAFILAHLAIRQDDRVGMATFSSGLDVFLPAKKGKAQFGCCLRRLNGITPTPAFVDYREFFRQFLLKRERRSLLVIFTDFLDQENCRGLLNGIRIVRTRHLPLIVTIRDREVVALQENYPKDVSDIYCLLAAAEVLTERKILLQTLQRERIQVLEALPEDLPAAIVNRYLEIKRKGML; this is encoded by the coding sequence ATGCTGCCTACTCCAAGGACTTTGATCTTCCTGAGCATCGGCCTTCTTCCGCTTCTCTTTGCCGGATTCTCTCCTTCCCTGGTCCCGGCAATCGCCCTCTTCGACTTCCTGATCATCCTGTTCGGCCTGATCGATTACCTTATGGCCAGGACCCGGAAAGGATATGTCCTCTCCCGTGAGCTTCCGCCCACCTTTACCCTCGGCCAGCCCAACCCTGTGGTTCTGCACATCGAAAACCGAAGCTCCCGCTCCCTGCACCTTAAGGTGCGGGATGACTTTCCGGACCGGTGCGAAACCGACTTTCATGACCAGTTCGTTTTCGTGCCGCCGTTCCGTCAGGAGCGGATCCGCTACCGGGTCACTCCAGGCCGGAGGGGAAGCTGTGAGTTCGGAGACATTCACTTCCGGTTGACCGGCCCTCTGGGGCTCGCGCTTTATCAGGGGAAAAAAGAGAGCCGGACCCTGATCACGGTCTATCCCGTACTCCAGGACATTCGAAGGCTGCGGCTTTTGGCCCCCTTTCCCCACTCTTGTACCAGCAGAGGGGTTCATCTCCTTCACCGGGAGGGAGAGGGCCGGGAGTTCGAGAAGCTGCGGGAGTATCTGCCGGACGATCCTTTCCGGGAAATAGACTGGAAGGCCACGGCCCGAAAGCAGCGGCCAATCACCAGGGTGTATGAAACCGAGCACAGCCAGACCATTTACCTGTGCCTCGATGCCGGAAGGATGATGTCTCTTCGCATCGGCGACCTGTCGAAATTCGATTATGCCCTTCAGGCAGCCTTTATCCTGGCTCACCTGGCTATCCGGCAGGATGACCGGGTGGGCATGGCCACATTCAGCAGCGGCCTGGATGTTTTCCTCCCGGCCAAAAAGGGGAAAGCACAATTCGGGTGCTGTCTGAGGCGGCTGAATGGAATTACTCCCACGCCCGCCTTTGTGGATTACCGGGAGTTTTTCCGCCAGTTTCTGCTCAAACGGGAACGGCGCTCTCTCCTGGTCATTTTCACCGATTTCCTGGATCAGGAAAACTGCCGGGGGCTGCTCAATGGGATCAGAATTGTACGCACCCGGCACCTGCCCCTGATCGTGACCATTCGCGACCGGGAGGTGGTGGCCCTTCAGGAAAACTACCCGAAAGATGTGTCCGACATCTATTGCCTTCTGGCTGCCGCCGAGGTGCTCACCGAGCGAAAGATTCTCCTGCAAACTTTGCAGCGGGAGAGAATTCAGGTACTTGAAGCCCTGCCGGAGGATCTGCCCGCGGCCATTGTCAACCGGTATCTGGAAATCAAGAGAAAGGGAATGCTGTAA
- a CDS encoding MoxR family ATPase: MEEQQSISHIASLRQVIDEEMAKVIVGQKEVVDQILIGLLCRGNILLEGVPGTAKTLMVRILARIVHGDFKRIQFTPDLMPSDITGNNVFDLKSSQFHFSRGPIFTDFLLADEINRAPAKTQAALLEAMEEKRVSIDGTSYPLSPFFTVFATQNPIEFEGTYPLPEAQLDRFFFKVKIDYPDLESESAILLKYHQGFRPDQVESLINPRLQLQDFEQARESLTRIVIEDSLIRYITDIVRATRNRPEFLFGAGPRASIALLLASKGRALLSGRSFVTPDDVQAMINPVLRHRLVLGPEVELEDASVEDVLERIVKTVEVPR; this comes from the coding sequence ATGGAAGAGCAGCAGAGCATCAGTCATATAGCCAGCCTCAGACAGGTCATTGATGAGGAGATGGCGAAAGTCATTGTCGGACAAAAGGAAGTGGTGGATCAGATTCTCATCGGCCTCCTCTGCCGGGGGAATATCCTGCTGGAAGGAGTTCCCGGTACAGCCAAGACCCTGATGGTCAGGATCCTGGCCCGGATCGTTCACGGCGATTTCAAACGCATTCAGTTTACCCCCGACCTTATGCCCTCGGACATTACCGGCAATAATGTTTTCGACCTCAAATCCAGTCAGTTTCACTTCTCGCGGGGCCCGATTTTTACCGATTTTCTCCTGGCCGATGAAATCAACCGGGCTCCGGCCAAAACTCAGGCCGCGCTTCTGGAGGCGATGGAGGAAAAACGGGTTTCCATTGACGGCACTTCATACCCGCTTTCTCCTTTTTTTACGGTTTTTGCCACCCAGAACCCGATCGAGTTCGAGGGAACCTACCCGCTTCCCGAAGCCCAGCTTGACCGGTTCTTCTTCAAGGTGAAAATCGATTATCCTGACCTGGAGTCGGAATCGGCCATCCTCCTGAAGTACCACCAGGGCTTTCGACCGGACCAGGTGGAGAGCCTGATCAATCCCAGACTTCAACTTCAGGACTTTGAACAGGCCAGGGAGTCACTGACCCGGATCGTGATCGAAGATTCCCTGATCCGCTATATCACGGACATAGTCAGGGCCACACGCAACCGTCCCGAATTTCTCTTCGGTGCAGGGCCAAGGGCCTCGATCGCCCTGCTCCTGGCAAGCAAGGGAAGGGCGCTCTTATCGGGCCGCAGCTTTGTCACCCCGGACGATGTTCAGGCCATGATCAATCCGGTCCTTCGCCACCGGCTGGTGCTCGGACCGGAGGTGGAGCTTGAGGATGCCTCGGTGGAAGATGTCCTGGAGCGAATTGTAAAGACCGTCGAGGTGCCCCGGTAA
- a CDS encoding DUF4350 domain-containing protein produces MSESRSEFRSRRGQNFFWGLFVLLLMPAILAILFFPDLISRSQFSSPYSTFRSDPQGSKALFLFSQETDYAPQRITRPVNQDLAPGLLFSLAPANFSHREIDDTLRWIMRGGTYVLATDRPHHLLNAFRIELSWEKRHRDRGEALFPPRTGPELYPEPAPDPQDRNFLRRKGPNPLTDGLNLHFDPSSPSLFSGLGSALSLFEDQNGPLILLMRYGKGQLIVLGDPRFFGNQNLANGDNLLFLSRLMYEYGSENLYFDEYHHGFSHELSIPGYLWKRHFQFFLVQLFLVIVSWIYLQRKVWGERRTPAVSCLRPSSDSIRAMARIYQRVSLSPETMQWLFEALVPASSARGGHRAGPDAERRRTELEQDLARLTSGKRKIQAAEAVRFAQKIVMYRKEVYGRAAEHQSYSQPQTGH; encoded by the coding sequence ATGTCTGAGTCCAGGTCTGAGTTCAGGTCCAGGCGCGGGCAGAATTTTTTCTGGGGATTATTCGTTCTTCTTCTTATGCCCGCTATTCTGGCCATCCTCTTTTTCCCTGACCTGATCTCGCGAAGCCAGTTTTCCTCCCCCTACTCCACCTTCCGCAGCGATCCGCAGGGGAGCAAGGCACTCTTTCTCTTCAGCCAGGAAACCGACTATGCACCCCAGCGGATTACCCGGCCCGTTAACCAGGATCTGGCTCCGGGGCTTCTGTTTTCCCTTGCTCCTGCAAATTTCTCTCACCGGGAGATTGATGATACTCTAAGGTGGATCATGCGCGGAGGCACCTATGTTTTGGCTACTGATCGTCCCCATCACCTGCTGAATGCCTTCAGGATCGAATTATCGTGGGAGAAAAGGCACAGGGACAGGGGCGAGGCACTTTTTCCCCCTCGCACCGGCCCGGAATTGTATCCGGAGCCTGCTCCCGATCCCCAGGACAGGAATTTTCTCAGGCGAAAGGGGCCCAATCCGCTCACCGATGGGCTCAACCTGCACTTTGATCCGTCCAGTCCCTCTCTTTTTTCGGGGTTGGGAAGCGCTCTTTCTCTGTTTGAAGACCAAAACGGGCCGCTGATACTTCTGATGCGCTACGGCAAGGGGCAATTGATTGTCCTGGGAGATCCCCGGTTCTTCGGCAATCAGAATCTGGCAAACGGGGATAATCTCCTGTTCCTCTCCCGGCTCATGTACGAATACGGCTCGGAAAACCTTTACTTCGACGAATATCATCACGGATTCAGTCATGAGCTGTCCATTCCCGGATATTTGTGGAAACGGCATTTCCAGTTTTTCCTCGTCCAGCTCTTTCTGGTAATCGTAAGCTGGATATACCTTCAGCGCAAGGTGTGGGGAGAGCGGCGCACACCGGCGGTTTCCTGCCTGCGGCCATCTTCTGATTCAATCAGGGCCATGGCCAGAATCTACCAGAGAGTGAGTCTTTCTCCTGAAACCATGCAGTGGCTCTTCGAAGCCCTGGTCCCTGCATCTTCAGCCAGAGGCGGCCATCGGGCCGGGCCGGATGCGGAGCGGCGGCGGACAGAGCTTGAGCAGGACCTGGCACGATTGACCAGCGGGAAAAGGAAGATTCAGGCCGCCGAGGCAGTCCGCTTCGCCCAGAAGATTGTCATGTATAGAAAGGAAGTCTATGGAAGAGCAGCAGAGCATCAGTCATATAGCCAGCCTCAGACAGGTCATTGA